A genome region from Bombus pyrosoma isolate SC7728 linkage group LG14, ASM1482585v1, whole genome shotgun sequence includes the following:
- the LOC122575102 gene encoding filamin-A isoform X1, producing the protein MSEPADKMCENDKSVKCENAEEEDDDMFEQDLLEDAQWKRTQQNTFTRWANEKLKTVNRQIDDLECDLSDGLLLISLIEVLAQKKLPKHSQKPVFRSQKLENVSVALKFLDDEGIRIVNIDSTDIVDSKLKLILGLIWTLILHYSISMPLWNGEEGSQAEGPKQRLIRWIKNKVPELTIGNFTTDWNDGRAIGALVDGVASGLCPDWHEWNKNDAIQNASEAMQLADDWLNIPQLIKPEEMVNPNIDEMSMMTYLSQYPNAKLKPGAPLRPRVNRNSIPPPRVRAYGPGIEPSGVVIGAPANFTIETLSAGKGDVDVIVEDIQGTKIPVDIKFNKDKNLTYSVLYTPKTPSPHKVKILYAGREIPKSPYVVNVETPAADPSKIIASGPGLQADGISVNKPTFFDIFTKTAGRGAPVVTILDEQGSNVPFKLRQTLPEVWRCEYTPTETGLHTINMSFAGKPILGSPCNVNVGSTDAKKCRAYGRGLLPNGVRVQDNADFVIVTKDAGEDVLGVKVIGPGGVNQPIHMVKADQKTYKCNYIPIKEGRYVVMITYGGKEIYKSPFEVNVGPYKESAIRAYGPGLHGGIVDHTAKFIIDTQRETAGLGFAIEGPSEAKIFCHDNGDGTGVISYLPTAPGQYAVHIRCDNEDIPKSPYIVNILPKGDFDPDKVEVYGPGIQAETLPVGKPTNFTVDVKKAGQAPLEVVVQDVQGKDVPVRLEDNHDGTVKCHYTPTSASNHVIMVIYGGVATKHSPYRVKVEEPLNVAMLSAYGPGLEKGVKSNIPTHFIVDCREVGPGELRVNIKDSENKEIPFSLSDNKDGTHTVTYVAREPGTCSVNLNYGGLNAPQCPIKVNVESHIDISEVKVEGLAQTAPVNSLQQFLVITQDAGKPADFQVTITAPSGNRIKAHVIPIREGYLVNFTPTELGEYLLGISFGGVPISNQPYRLTCVHGSDPEKVRASGPGLTHGIINKPAEFVIDTRGAGQGNLGVTVEGPCEAAINCRDNGDGTCSVAYLPTEVGDYGINITFNEKHIPGSPFQAIVVKDVDVSKIKVTGTGIQPNGPCVNRATEFTVDARALPKAKTDHDKLSCIINNPSGNTTEKVIALQRDGTYCVSYKPFEEGPHTIDIRYDNIPVPGSPFTVNVKYHSDPSKCKAYGPGLKKGFVNKYNTFVVETKDAGNGGLSLLMEGNDYAQVTCKGNDDGYCTVEYFPPSPGDYEISIKFAEQHIPGSPFQVQVVDDMQANNVTAYGEGLEVVRENISTKFMVNTSKCNPAQLNVTLKTNKGRVQKPIIKNCGNGLFEVTYQPPSPDSDLQVGVIFDGEDIPGSPFKPKVLPTVEPNKVVVTGLGVAPVCTASFPVDFVVDTSEAGYGDLEVQVLGPDQVPRKVEIQDLGDGKYKATYLPDDCGRYKVNVKYGDKEIPGCPINVQSVSTGKAEKCKIKEGIQRTLAQGEEYCITVDTENAGRGAVTCRIRSTSGSEVVDIDIEDNGDGTVNIYYTVADAGDYTLSIKFGGQPIPEGFYTFTASEEYREHSTHKTHRAKRTRQKQEQHVVKQHSSTVQESSSVSTRKNFNEVRLNNILLPLLDGTVTSEVKMPSGNMDKPIITDNRDGTVSIRYDPKEEGQHELAVKFNGEHVQGSPFKFHVDSLANGYVTAYGPGLIYGVCGEPGNFSISTKDVGPGGLSLSIEGPGKATISCHDNKDGTISVSYLPTDPGEYKIGVIFGGKHIRGSPFSAKITGEGRKRNQISVGSSSEVQLPGKITDSDVKSLNASITAPSGLEEPCFLKMLPNGNMCVSFTPREAGPHTVAVKKMGKHVQNSPFKIDVKDREVGDAKKVKVSGPGLVEGKTHVENNFSIDTRNAGFGGLSLSVEGPSKAEIQCKDNEDGTLNISYKPTEPGYYIINLKFADHHVEGSPFTIKVTGEGSNRQREKIQRQREAVPITEVGSQCKITFKIPGITSFDLTATVTSPGGVTEDAEIKEVEDGLYAVAFVPKELGVHTVSVRYKDIHIPGSPFQFTVGPFRDSGAHRVHAGGPGLERGEQGEPCEFNIWTREAGAGTLAVSVEGPSKAQIDFKDRKDGSCYVSYVVSEPGEYRVGIKFNDQHIPDSPHKLYISPAMGDAHKLEVAQFPESGVQPDKPAIFLVRKNGAKGELDAKIVSPSGIEDDCFIQGIDADTYSVRFMPRENGIHNIHVKFNGVHIQGSPYRIKVGKVDADPAALHAYGNGLKEIKTGQKTDFIIDTCNAGSGVLCITVDGPSKVAMDCTEVEEGYKVRYTPLVPGDYYISIKYDGYHIVGSPFKVPCTGADLAERGAQETSSIVVETVQKISKSKHTGPVLPLFKSDASKVTSKGMGLKKAYLGKQNVFTVNAGDAGNNILYIGVYGPKGPCDEVSMKHIGRNNYNVNYLVRERGEYIVIVKWGDDHIPGSPYKVEV; encoded by the exons GAGCGAACCGGCCGATAAAATGTGCGAGAACGATAAGTCAGTCAAGTGCGAGAACGCAGAGGAAGAGGACGACGACATGTTCGAACAAGATTTGCTGGAGGATGCCCAGTGGAAACGAACGCAGCAAAACACGTTTACGAGATGGGCAAACGAGAAGCTGAAAACGGTGAACAGACAGATCGATGATTTGGAGTGTGATTTGTCCGACGGTCTTCTACTCATCAGTTTGATCGAGGTGCTCGCGCAGAAGAAGCTTCCGAAGCATAGTCAGAAGCCCGTCTTTAGGTCacagaaattggaaaatgtttcGGTGGCGTTGAAGTTTTTGGACGACGAGGGAATAAGAATCGTTAATATCG atTCAACGGACATCGTCGATTCTAAGCTCAAGTTAATCCTGGGTTTAATATGGACCCTAATTTTACACTATTCGATATCGATGCCTCTCTGGAATGGAGAAGAGGGTTCTCAAGCAGAGGGACCAAAACAAAGACTCATCAGGTGGATCAAGAACAAAGTACCAGAATTGACAATCGGTAACTTCACTACTGATTGGAACGATGGCCGTGCTATCGGTGCTTTGGTAGATGGAGTTGCGTCTGGTCTTTGCCCTGATTGGCATGAGTGGAATAAAAATGACGCAATTCAAAATGCATCGGAAGCAATGCAATTAGCCGATGATTGGCTGAATATACCTCAG CTCATCAAGCCAGAGGAAATGGTTAATCCAAATATAGACGAAATGTCAATGATGACATATTTGAGTCAATACCCTAACGCAAAACTAAAACCAGGAGCACCTCTTCGACCACGTGTCAATCGAAATAG TATCCCGCCACCGCG AGTACGTGCTTACGGTCCTGGTATTGAACCAAGTGGTGTAGTCATTGGAGCACCAGCTAATTTCACTATAGAAACACTTTCTGCCGGTAAAGGAGATGTCGACGTCATTGTGGAAGATATTCAAGGAACTAAAATTCCG GTTGATATCAAGTTCAACAAAGACAAAAATCTCACCTATTCCGTGTTATATACTCCGAAGACGCCATCACCacataaagtaaaaatactGTACGCCGGAAGAGAAATTCCAAAAAGTCCATACGTGGTGAATGTAGAAACACCAGCAGCTGATCCTAGCAAAATTATAGCAAGTGGGCCAGGATTACAGGCGGATGGAATCTCAGTCAACAAACCTACTTTCTTTGATATATTCACGAAGACTGCTGGACGTGGCGCGCCAGTAGTTACAATCTTGGACGAACag GGATCAAACGTACCTTTCAAATTACGTCAAACTCTACCAGAAGTATGGAGGTGCGAATACACCCCTACCGAAACTGGTTTACACACGATAAACATGTCTTTTGCTGGCAAACCGATACTTGGCAGTCCTTGTAATGTTAACGTAGGTTCGACAGATGCTAAGAAATGTAGAGCTTATGGACGAGGATTATTACCGAATGGAGTTCGTGTTCAAGACAATGCGGATTTCGTTATCGTCACAAAGGATGCCGGTGAAGATGTGCTTGGAGTTAAAGTTATTGGTCCCGGAGGAGTCAATCAACCTATTCA tATGGTTAAAGCTGACCAAAAAACGTACAAGTGCAATTACATACCGATAAAAGAGGGACGATACGTGGTGATGATAACATATGGcggaaaagaaatttacaagTCACCGTTCGAGGTGAACGTTGGCCCTTACAAGGAATCAGCGATCAGAGCTTATGGGCCTGGCCTTCACGGTGGTATAGTCGATCATACAGCCAAGTTCATTATAGACACACAGAGGGAAACCGCTGGTCTTGGATTCGCGATCGAAGGACCTTCGGAAGCAAAAATCTTCTGTCACGATAACGGCGATGGAACAGGCGTCATATCCTACTTACCAACTGCACCAGGCCAATACGCGGTTCACATTCGTTGCGATAACGAGGATATTCCGAAATCGCCCTACATCGTGAATATTTTGCCGAAAGGGGACTTCGATCCTGACAAG GTTGAAGTGTACGGTCCGGGAATTCAAGCGGAGACTCTTCCTGTTGGGAAACCGACGAATTTTACGGTGGACGTAAAGAAAGCTGGGCAAGCACCGTTGGAAGTCGTTGTTCAAGATGTTCAAGGAAAGGATGTACCCGTTCGATTGGAGGATAATCACGATGGCACAGTGAAATGTCACTATACTCCTACGTCTGCATCAAATCACGTTATCATG GTGATTTACGGTGGCGTAGCTACGAAACACTCTCCTTATCGAGTAAAGGTAGAAGAACCCTTAAACGTCGCTATGCTATCAGCATATGGACCCGGACTCGAGAAAGGGGTCAAGTCGAACATACCAACGCATTTTATCGTCGATTGTCGCGAAGTTGGGCCAGGTGAACTTCGCGTGAACATAAAAGATTCTGAGAACaaagaaattccattttcaCTTTCGGACAACAAGGATGGCACGCATACTGTCACATACGTAGCACGAGAACCAGGAACTTGCTCCGTAAATTTGAATTATGGAGGCTTGAACGCACCTCAGTGTCCGATTAAAGTGAACGTTGAATCGCATATCGATATCTCCGAGGTCAAAGTGGAAGGTCTTGCTCAAA CGGCTCCAGTGAACAGCTTGCAGCAGTTCCTCGTGATAACTCAGGACGCGGGCAAGCCAGCGGACTTTCAGGTGACGATAACCGCACCTTCGGGCAACCGTATCAAGGCACACGTGATACCAATTCGCGAAGGCTATCTCGTGAATTTTACGCCGACAGAGCTAGGCGAATATCTGCTGGGGATTAGTTTCGGCGGAGTGCCGATATCCAACCAGCCGTATCGATTGACCTGCGTGCATGGCTCGGATCCTGAAAAGGTCCGAGCCTCCGGGCCGGGTTTAACTCATGGAATAATAAACAAACCGGCTGAGTTCGTGATCGATACTCGCGGAGCTGGACAAGGCAATCTCGGTGTGACGGTCGAAGGTCCCTGCGAAGCTGCCATTAATTGTCGAGATAATGGCGATGGAACGTGTTCTGTTGCGTACTTACCTACGGAAGTTGGCGATTATGGTATCAATATTACCTTCAACGAGAAGCATATTCCTGGTTCGCCCTTCCAGGcgatcgttgtaaaagacgtcgaTGTGTCGAAGATAAAAGTCACAGGGACCGGCATTCAACCAAACG GTCCATGCGTAAATCGTGCAACGGAGTTCACAGTGGATGCTCGAGCGCTTCCAAAGGCGAAGACCGATCATGACAAACTCTCCTGCATAATTAACAATCCCAGTGGCAATACGACTGAGAAAGTGATTGCTTTACAAAGGGACGGAACTTATTGCGTCAGTTACAAGCCATTTGAAGAAGGACCTCATACTATAGACATACGTTATGACAACATTCCAGTTCCTGGTTCACCCTTCACAGTTAACGTTAAATACCATAGCGATCCCAGTAAATGTAAAGCGTACGGACCAGGTTTGAAAAAAGGATTCGTGAATAAGTACAACACGTTCGTCGTAGAAACGAAAG ATGCTGGAAATGGCGGATTATCTCTATTAATGGAAGGCAACGACTACGCGCAGGTGACTTGCAAAGGAAACGACGATGGCTATTGCACAGTGGAGTATTTTCCACCGTCGCCGGGTGACTACGAAATATCCATCAAATTTGCCGAACAACACATTCCTGGATCTCCTTTCCAAGTCCAAGTCGTGGATGACATGCAAGCGAATAACGTGACTGCCTACGGCGAAGGCTTGGAAGTagtaagagaaaatatatcgaCGAAGTTCATGGTGAATACCTCCAAGTGCAATCCAGCACAACTGAATGTCACGCTGAAGACCAACAAAGGACGAGTTCAGAAACCAATAATCAAAAACTGTGGAAATGGGTTATTCGAAGTTACATATCAACCACCATCTCCTGACAGTGATCTGCAAGTTGGAGTTATTTTCGATGGAGAAGATATTCCAGGAAGTCCTTTCAAACCGAAAGTTCTGCCCACTGTAGAGCCAAATAAGGTTGTTGTCACGGGGCTTGGTGTGGCACCTGTTTGTACCGCATCTTTTCCCGTTGATTTCGTAGTAGACACCTCCGAAGCTGGTTACGGTGATCTGGAGGTTCAAGTATTG GGACCAGATCAGGTGCCCCGTAAGGTCGAAATTCAGGATCTTGGAGACGGGAAATATAAGGCGACCTATTTGCCCGATGATTGCGGCCGTTACAAGGTCAACGTTAAATACGGCGACAAAGAAATACCAGGATGCCCAATAAACGTTCAGAGCGTGTCCACCGGCAAAGCTgagaaatgtaaaatcaaAGAGGGTATTCAACGTACTTTGGCTCAGGGTGAAGAGTACTGTATCACCGTGGATACCGAAAATGCAGGACGTGGTGCAGTGACCTGTCGCATACGATCTACTTCTGGAAG TGAGGTGGTGGACATTGATATCGAAGACAATGGCGATGGCACGGTGAACATTTATTATACTGTGGCGGATGCTGGCGATTACACCCTCAGCATTAAGTTTGGTGGTCAACCGATACCTGAAGGATTTTACACGTTCACA GCCTCAGAGGAATATCGAGAACATAGCACGCACAAGACTCACAGAGCCAAGAGGACTAGACAGAAGCAGGAGCAACACGTTGTAAAACAGCACAGTTCTACCGTCCAAGAAAGCTCCAGTGTTTCCACGAGGAAGAATTTCAACGAGGTCCGATTGAATAACATCCTTTTACCGTTGTTAGACGGCACCGTAACAT CGGAAGTAAAGATGCCGAGCGGGAACATGGACAAACCGATAATCACAGATAACCGGGATGGTACGGTTTCCATCAGATACGATCCCAAAGAAGAGGGACAGCACGAGCTTGCAGTGAAATTTAACGGGGAACATGTTCAAG GTTCACCATTCAAATTCCATGTGGATTCCTTAGCAAATGGCTATGTGACAGCGTACGGACCAGGCTTGATATACGGTGTTTGCGGAGAACCAGGAAACTTCAGCATTTCCACAAAAGACGTCGGACCTGGCGGTCTTTCGCTATCCATTGAAGGACCTGGCAAAGCTACGATCTCCTGCCACGACAATAAAGACGGCACAATTTCAGTTTCGTATTTACCAACTGATCCAGGAGAATACAAAATCGGCGTGATATTTGGCGGCAAACACATCCGAGGCAGTCCTTTTTCCGCTAAAATCACAG GTGAAGGCCGGAAGAGGAACCAAATCTCGGTGGGTTCTTCGAGCGAAGTGCAATTGCCTGGCAAGATAACAGACTCGGACGTAAAGTCCCTAAACGCTTCCATCACGGCACCGAGCGGTCTCGAGGAGCCGTGTTTCCTAAAAATGTTGCCAAACGGTAACATGTGTGTCTCCTTCACCCCTCGAGAAGCCGGCCCTCATACGGTGGCAGTGAAAAAGATGGGCAAGCACGTGCAGAACTCGCCCTTCAAGATCGACGTGAAGGATCGTGAAGTGGGCGATGCGAAAAAGGTAAAGGTATCCGGACCAGGTTTGGTAGAAGGTAAAACTCACGTGGAGAACAATTTCTCCATCGACACGAGAAACGCTGGTTTCGGAGGCCTCTCGCTCTCGGTGGAAGGGCCAAGCAAAGCAGAGATTCAATGCAAAGACAACGAAGACGGAACCCTGAACATCTCGTACAAGCCGACAGAACCTGGCTATTACATAATAAACTTGAAATTCGCCGATCATCACGTGGAAGGCTCGCCGTTTACGATAAAAGTCACTGGAGAAGGTAGCAATCGTCAAAGGGAGAAGATCCAGAGACAGAGGGAAGCCGTGCCTATTACGGAAGTTGGCAGCCAGTGCAAGATTACCTTCAAGATACCTGGCATCACGTCGTTTGATCTAACAGCAACAGTCACCTCTCCAGGAGGTGTAACCGAGGATGCCGAGATCAAAGAAGTCGAGGATGGCCTTTATGCAGTCGCATTCGTACCGAAAGAGCTCGGAGTGCACACGGTTTCCGTTCGCTACAAGGACATCCACATCCCTGGATCACCGTTCCAATTTACTGTCGGTCCGTTCAGAGATAGCGGAGCACACAGGGTGCATGCTGGCGGTCCTGGTTTGGAAAGAGGAGAACAGGGTGAACCATgcgaatttaatatttggaCCAGAGAGGCTGGAGCTGGTACTCTGGCCGTGTCCGTGGAAGGACCTAGCAAGGCTCAAATTGATTTCAAGGATCGAAAGGACGGCAGTTGTTACGTCAGCTACGTCGTCTCCGAACCTG gTGAATACAGGGTAGGAATAAAGTTCAACGATCAGCATATCCCCGATTCCCCGCACAAACTTTACATATCACCGGCGATGGGAGACGCTCATAAGCTGGAAGTGGCGCAATTTCCGGAATCCGGCGTACAACCGGACAAGCCAGCAATCTTCCTCGTTCGCAAAAATGGTGCCAAGGGTGAACTCGATGCGAAG ATCGTGTCTCCCAGCGGTATCGAGGACGATTGCTTCATTCAAGGCATCGACGCTGACACTTACTCGGTGCGGTTTATGCCCCGGGAAAATGGTATCCATAATATCCATGTGAAGTTCAATGGGGTGCACATACAGGGTAGCCCGTACCGCATCAAAGTTGGCAAAGTGGATGCTGACCCAGCTGCGTTACATGCCTATGGAAATGGCCTAAAGGAAATTAAAACCGGCCAGAAAACAGACTTTATCATTGATACGTGCAACGCCGGAAGCGGTGTGCTGTGCATAACGGTAGATGGTCCCAGCAAAGTCGCGATGGACTGTACAGAAGTGGAAGAGGGTTACAAAGTTAGATACACACCTTTGGTACCTGGCGATTACTATATTAGCATCAAGTACGATGGATATCACATTGTTGGCTCGCCATTTAAGGTTCCCTGTACCG GTGCGGATCTGGCAGAAAGAGGCGCGCAAGAAACCAGCTCGATCGTGGTGGAAACTGTacaaaaaatttccaaatcaaAGCACACCGGACCAGTTTTACCTCTGTTCAAGTCAGATGCTAGCAAGGTGACGAGCAAAGGAATGGGTCTAAAGAAAGCATATCTTGGCAAACAGAACGTGTTTACTGTAAACGCTGGCGATGCcg GTAACAATATCTTGTACATTGGTGTCTATGGACCCAAAGGTCCATGCGACGAAGTATCCATGAAGCACATAGGTCGCAACAATTACAACGTGAACTACTTGGTCCGCGAAAGAGGAGAATACATCGTTATCGTAAAATGGGGAGACGATCATATCCCTGGATCGCCATATAAAGTCGAAGTATAA